The genomic region AGAAATACATTcaaaaaaggaagaaagaaaaacaaaccaAGAACGTAGATGGCCCAAAGTCAAAGAACAAGAAGTTTAAGTTTGCTAAAGAAGATTTATGGGTGTCAAGGATAGATGGGGATTGAAGCATAGTTTTTTAGGAATtgtcatttgcaattttttttgatttcaaAGAATATTTGTAATGCTTATATGTTAAACACACAACTTAAATCGAAAATGACTTGGTTATGGGAATTTCTCCATGAAAAAGAGTTAAAACACGTGGTCGGTCTCATTAAGCGAACGAGATGAAAGGCGATCGCCGAAGGCTCCATTATTAGTCGTTCTCCTCGATACAGTCAGCACATAGAGGACTCCTTTTATTCGTTTTATTTGGGATTCGCTCTTTTAGGTAAAGGTTGCGTTCATCTATCAGATTGCATCCCCGTCTCAGGAAGTAGAGAAAGAGGGATGAGCGCGCAGGAAGCAGCAGACATGGAGGCGGAGTCTTACAGGAAAGACACGCGAAGAAAGAGAGCCGAAGATGACACAGATGAGTCCTCCAAGCGACACAAGCATCATCATcacaaggacaaggacaaggacaaggacaaggaaAAAGATAAGGATAAACACAGGCATCACCACCGCCACCACAAGCACAAACACCACCACCACAAAAAACAACGCGGGGCCGAGACTGAGAATAATCTTGCAGACGGAATGGAAAAAGAACAAGGGTTTCGATTTACTAGGGTTTCTGctcatgatgatgatgagaaggaagAAGGAGAAATTGTGGAAGACGAAGAAGAAGACGGAGGAAAACCCGTCCTTTCCGAGATCGAGTCCGGGGAAATACAGCCTGATGAGGCCGCTTCAATCTTCACAGGGTTTGAGTCAGCATCACTTAAGGtaccttttccttttttttaaaaataaattttgtgCCCCTAGTATTAGATCTTTTTTCGAAAGCCCCCAATTTTTATGTTCGACTTGCAGCTAGGTATGGTTAATTTCTATTATGTTTTTCAGGGCTAATAATTTATTGTTACTGTAGGAAATTGAGTTTACATTGCCATCTGCTTTGTTACTAATCACTAAGTTTCTGTGGCCGTATCAGTGAAGCGACTTTGCGAACAATTCGTTTTTTATTTTCATTTCGTTCGAATGAGATTCCAATATTTTGGAGAGTCTTGGTTCGTAACCATGACAATAATGGTAGTATATTCCGTACGAGTCACGTCCGGACCACAACCCTAAATGGTACCATACATTCGAATTTTAACTTAGAAGGGTCAAATGATTAGTCCAAGTATAAAAATCCCAAGGGGTTTCATGGTGTAGCCCGATGTTCATTTCACGAGGAGAAGTGAACACATGATGTCACTGGATAATATATCATTTTCCAGTGAAGAAGGTCCAATGCTAGTCCTTGATGTTTTTCACTATGAGATGACCCTTAGTTGTGGCATCAAAGCGAAGTGTAATCTGCAAGGCAAAATTGCCTGTGGAGCCTGTTGAATTTCAGTTATACAGACTTATTATTTGTTTGTTTTGACCCACATTAACCTTTTGTTTGAGCAATTGGTTATATTATGAATGCCCTCAAATCTCGAAAAGTGCTATCTTTTAAGCTAAATCTGTACACAGCACACACACACTCATATAAATTAAACAGAGGATTCAATACTTGGTGGGAACTGCAAAGTGAAGTCCTAACACACAACCACTATAACCTCATCTGCATGAGCTGCCCTTGCGAGCGTCATCCATGTTTTCCAACAGCTTGACTATCCAGTCCACCTCTGAGTGCTTAGATCTGCACATATTTGCCTTTTTATTTGGTCCTGAAATTTATCTCAAGTAATATTGAAGTTGTCTCAACATTTTGCTGCTGCTATTTTCTTGTTCACTATCACTATAATCAATCTTTATTGGGGTTATCAAACTCCAATTTAAATCAAGTGGATAGAAAGAGTTTTGTTTTTGGCTTAAGCATTTTCAACAAAAAATGTTCAAAATTAACAAGCCTCTAAAATTATTTCTTGAATCAATCTTAAAGAAATTTAGTTCTTTGTAGTTGATACACTTTGTTTGGTTTATCTGTAAGTACAAGTTGGTTTTGAGATACATTAGAACTCTGTAATAATGTCTGCTGTTCTCGAAGTCTCTGCCAGTAATAGTTTTATTGAACTCTCACATTAACTAAATTTGGTCAAAGCTGTGGTGATCCTGTGTTCCCATTGTTCTTTCTAACCTTAGCTAAATCTGCACAAATTTGTGGTGCACTTAATTCTTTTTACCAGCATGTGTATTTGTAATTCAGTTGCTGTTCTGTCTAATGacgtcagttgcattataagaacAATTTTCTATTTGCAGGGATCTAGCAGGCTCACACACCAAATGCCAGAATCAAAAGATAGATGTGGTGAGGTTGAGAATGGATTTACAGTCATTTCAGAGTTTTCTGAAAAAAATGTAATTGAGAGTTACAGCAAGTCTTCAAATAACAGTGATGTTGAGATGGTCCTCGTTGAAAAGAGAAAGGACGTGCATTTAAAAGATAGAAATGGAAGAAGTGATAATCTGGTAgggaaatttgacaaatatgatggaattaAAGGTGAAAAGTATTGTAAAGTTGACTCAAAGTCTGACAGATTTGATAGAAGTAAGATGACAATTATGGGTGATCAGCGTACCAACCAGGTTTCTAGGGAAATTCAAATATCTGAAGATGGTAATGGACAGTTCTGTAGGAGTCAGCCACCCTCTGAGGGAACAAAGGCTAGTACCATCAGAGATGACAGGAAGCTTATAGCAGAGCAAAATGATGCCATTCGAGAGGATGAGTTAAAGCATTTGAATCGCCAACCTTATTCAAGGCATAGAAAAGAGACTCTGTCAGAGAGCATGGATACAAACACTCAACGTGGCCATGCAGGGAGTGGGGATGGTGGCAAAGTTGGAGACAATGAAACAAATCACAGTAAATTGCGTTCTATAGATGACCACAACAAGGAGGGGTATTCTGCATCCGCATCCACGTTAGAGGTTACTGAAAAGGAGAGATATAGAAGACAGAGGCATTCTCCATCTCCTTCAAAAGATATTGAAAAGGATTGGAATCACAAACAAGACCATTTGATATCTCATTTGAAATATACTGAAAATGAGAGACAAATTAGGCAAGGAGATAAATCAAAATTTCTGTCTAAAGATACACAAAGAGATAGACAAACCAAACGGGGCTGTTCACAATCTCCATTAAGAGATAGTGACAAAGAGAGACAATGGCAACAAATTGGTGTTGACTGCAAAGAGGTTGTAAAGGATCTCAAATATTATACCCAGCCCCAGTCACCAGGTGCTAAAAATGACATTGAGGATGATCATAGAGACCATGAGTACAAAGAAAGATACCATGAAAGGAGGAGTTCAAAGTCTCGAGACATCAATAAAGACAAGCCATTGGAAAGGGACAGATCAAGATCTCCTGAAATTGCAGGAGATAAGCAGCGGGGTAAGGGCCCATCTCCTTCATATGACA from Cryptomeria japonica chromosome 3, Sugi_1.0, whole genome shotgun sequence harbors:
- the LOC131029222 gene encoding uncharacterized protein LOC131029222 isoform X3, which encodes MSAQEAADMEAESYRKDTRRKRAEDDTDESSKRHKHHHHKDKDKDKDKEKDKDKHRHHHRHHKHKHHHHKKQRGAETENNLADGMEKEQGFRFTRVSAHDDDEKEEGEIVEDEEEDGGKPVLSEIESGEIQPDEAASIFTGFESASLKGSSRLTHQMPESKDRCGEVENGFTVISEFSEKNVIESYSKSSNNSDVEMVLVEKRKDVHLKDRNGRSDNLVGKFDKYDGIKGEKYCKVDSKSDRFDRSKMTIMGDQRTNQVSREIQISEDGNGQFCRSQPPSEGTKASTIRDDRKLIAEQNDAIREDELKHLNRQPYSRHRKETLSESMDTNTQRGHAGSGDGGKVGDNETNHSKLRSIDDHNKEGYSASASTLEVTEKERYRRQRHSPSPSKDIEKDWNHKQDHLISHLKYTENERQIRQGDKSKFLSKDTQRDRQTKRGCSQSPLRDSDKERQWQQIGVDCKEVVKDLKYYTQPQSPGAKNDIEDDHRDHEYKERYHERRSSKSRDINKDKPLERDRSRSPEIAGDKQRGKGPSPSYDRYRDKGQPFSRDGYRDKGRSPSRDRYRDRVQSPSHDRYRERLPSLSRDSYRDRGRSISCDRNRDKGRSISRDRNRNRGRSISRDRIRDRGQSISRDRNRDRGRSISHDRNRERGYGAKRSRSREVRDQYSDLRERVWASEEVRKTSRSREREMKRSRSSRDRGQRDRRSNSREFSRAGRNDDRYDRYHRYGHERQSDKDKQRDRTMERERISKYQESTRDFKEEKERNREEENQEEYQERVLLQLAEQEEDDVEKIKEESRKRRQAILEKYRQQNQQTMINEEAGQGAGKDANRSTSDNFPETNTAATLISIRQSEQITGHADNGQDGSDIFVPDSTFSVGKDSPQNGIQPAEKTLGTGALGEGSPKSEVAADMFSDDIFGESPAKIRKPARGDGLTVDTSGLHDNWDDAEGYYSYRIGEVLDGRYEIIAAHGKGVFSSVVRTKDLKAGKGEPEEIAIKIIRNNDTMYKAGQEELIILKKLAGADPEDKRHCVRFLSSFNASVCKAIVYCFKASEELWSFAL